The stretch of DNA CGCGAACTGGTGGAAACTGAAGAGGAATTCGGACGAGACATGCTGCAAGTGGTGTCGCGGTACATGAAGCCGATAGACAAGGCCACCACGCCCAAGCCGGTGTTCGACAACAGGGAGCTACTGTTCTCCAACTTCAGACAGATATGCGAGTTCCATAATACGTAAGTTTAGTTCTACATTGTTGCACTTGGCATGTCTGTAGCCGTTAGCCCACGTGTGCTGACAAATTACATTATGTCAAGCATACACTAAACGCCTGTAAATAATTTGCAGCAtcttaatgattataattattatatttagcacGCTGCAGAAATCCTTTTTGGATTAAAAATTCCTTTCCAACGGTGTGTTATTTTCATAAACCAAAGCATTTTCTTCATAGTGATAAGGTAATTGCTTTCGCATGCTGAAGATATGCTTTgacacagaaaaataaattacagctAGTGCTGGTAATACATAAATGAGTCTAATCCGTAGCTGGATTCTTAAGGCTTCACTATTTACAGGCTTTTTGTAAAAAATCCGAACACGAAGCATCAAAAGGAAATGTTTGTCCTGAGACAGTGTCAAAAACTACGTATCAGACAGACgtaattgaaataattgtcatatACCATTATTGTTCAAATCAAAATATCCTTCAATGTTTGATATTTCCAGTGTGTTGCTGGAGGGCATTAAGTACTACGCGGGGGAGCCGAAGATGCTCGGACGAGCTCTGCTGCGGATGGAGAGAGAGTTCGACAAACACGTGGCGTACTGCCGCGACGAGCCACTGCCGCACAACATCTCCTCGCCACCAATCCGGTGGTGCAGAAATATTTCCAGGTGAGGGGGTTATATTTGGACTCATTTATTTTGGATAACTTTCGTTGACATGTGAGTTTATGAAAACTACAAAACTCTGTTTTAGATTTCATCATTACTTATACTAGCGACATCTCTACATCAAATACAACACTAAAAGTAACTTTAGGACGGTAgcgtaaaattaaatgaaacataacTAGCGCCATCTAGGATGGTTCTGTAAAACAATATATGTAATACTCCAGAAGctaatacattaaattacaacAGATGTCACTACTAACATCATTAAACgttatgttcaaaatattatgttacaagaCCTAACTTATTTATTAGTTGTGATTCAAAATTGATTCACGCATGTTGCTCAATGTTTATTTTCGGCTATATCaagtcttttaaataaatatataggaaTATGTTGGTTAAGAACACAAAGCCGCTGATGTTTCGGGCGCCGCGCTCGTCCGGGCACTTGGCCAGAATCTATAATAGTTTGCATGCCGCACAGTGCCGTATGATCGCTGTCAATTCAGCCCGTCATATCGGGGGCAATTGCCTGAATATtcgaatataaacattttattcgatATTATTGAATTTGGCTCAGGTTTtagagaaaattatgatttaccTCGCACGTGGCCGGGCCGTGTAAATAGTCCGATATTATCTTAAATTAACGGGC from Manduca sexta isolate Smith_Timp_Sample1 unplaced genomic scaffold, JHU_Msex_v1.0 HiC_scaffold_510, whole genome shotgun sequence encodes:
- the LOC119193411 gene encoding obscurin-like, translated to WLVRVIEDVQGGELRTRQGYVPARVLQEKHSLERDQTSQAARRQAVVRELVETEEEFGRDMLQVVSRYMKPIDKATTPKPVFDNRELLFSNFRQICEFHNTVLLEGIKYYAGEPKMLGRALLRMEREFDKHVAYCRDEPLPHNISSPPIRWCRNIS